CTATCCAGGCAAGAGCGTCCGCAGCCTCGGCCCGGAGGTTCTCGGCCAGCAACTCGGCCACGTCGAAGGCAGGCACGTCGTGCTGGTCGACGACATCCTCGACAGCGGGCGAACACTCGCTTCGGTTGTGCCGCTCGTCCGCGATCTCGGCGCCGCCAGCGTGCGGTCGTGCGTGCTGCTCAAGAAGCAACTCGCCCAGCCCGCTGCCATCGAGGCGGATTACGTCGGCTTCGAAGTGCCCGACGAGTTCGTCGTCGGTTACGGCCTCGACTACGACGCCGTCTACCGAAACCTGCCGGACATCTGCGTCCTCAAACCCGAAGCCTTCGGCGGCTGAGCTAGCCCGCGACTTTCTTGAAGACGCCGCTGACGACAATCAGCATGACCATCA
The window above is part of the Planctomycetota bacterium genome. Proteins encoded here:
- the hpt gene encoding hypoxanthine phosphoribosyltransferase, whose translation is MTSNPLHESVDRILISGDDIARRVGEIAADITRDHAPERVGEEAEVTIVPILTGALVFAADLIRAIPLPIKINLLAVSSYPGKSVRSLGPEVLGQQLGHVEGRHVVLVDDILDSGRTLASVVPLVRDLGAASVRSCVLLKKQLAQPAAIEADYVGFEVPDEFVVGYGLDYDAVYRNLPDICVLKPEAFGG